One stretch of Cryptococcus neoformans var. neoformans B-3501A chromosome 5, whole genome shotgun sequence DNA includes these proteins:
- a CDS encoding hypothetical protein (Match to EST gb|CF192288.1|CF192288), producing the protein MSRQEKDALVAYVNSFKLSKPITDFAQLADGKALMEAMSAVDSTHFKDVPARGVTSQASSSENWVLRMNSLKRLYRLLLSFPLPAPHPSSLSLSSLSDPPFSTIAKTPTMREGVQGLLQICRFCLAASVWAPGNEKVIMRIQKLKEEHMAELMKSIEAVTATLPAEHQRQESGSSSLRPSPDLSYSPPPSSLREERDKLLQENDDLRTRCERMMEQVADLTSKLKETKEEHEDALERLSRGETPGAGLRGNQAAGANEIERLKVDLLKAEESLAKAEEDLEKQTTSVSELTKQIEQYKAEAAEAGKLKDQLDEYRHTADRLRKSENVIEKYRKKLEESANLRRELRNLEEENASLVNTNSSLEADLKKAVAFKSLFDNYKSQIESFEKQTADQATEITELNHQLEVTQHQLESLQSTYEQHQEELQLSQEKLREIELTGVISSNGEGLKRNAPGDMSLGDELGELPDNGDRETKTDLRLKIKSLQRELSDLQSSAPVSHRLITLETLLADANKSKERYQADYLKAHKEGLRLSATLEAIREGRGGDNSQTSAALRQRLDEVLEERDALLRERQELEVAKGEAEKALTAAKVDLSLVGKDKRDILASLRKSVEKDASDLGKEVIVLKEQIEALREKDRQNLEEIKTLLKDKVNLQTASIDQRERAFEKEKEFSELKASMSASGVPAETQQKLLGLYGRNTELSAEVKALQDKLDVLSKSGGTYDHSPFEQAQIAYEKQITSLQAEVAKLKESKTALKKQYDLEQQLMLTAWHDLGQKMVGGHLHVAMNGAKRSQAKPMPNGWLGRQRRIQENAGYART; encoded by the exons ATGTCAaggcaggagaaggacgCCTTGGTGGCGTATGTCAACTCATTCAAACTCTCAAAACCCATCACAGACTTTGCACAGCTCGCAGACGGAAAGGCCTTGATGGAG GCTATGAGTGCCGT CGACTCGACACATTTCAAGGATGTACCTGCCAGAGGAGTAACCTCCcaagcctcttcttcggagAACTGGGTTCTTCGAATGAATTCCTT GAAACGACTTTACCgacttctcctttccttccctttgccAGCACCTcacccttcatctctctcacTATCCAGCCTTTCTGATCCACCATTCTCCACTATTGCCAAGACACCGACTatgagagaaggagtgCAAGGTCTCCTACAGATTTGCAGATTCTGCCTGGCTGCAAGTGTATGGGCACCAGGGAATGAGAAGGTTATCATGCGTATCCAGAAGTTAAAAGAAGAGCATATGGCAGAGTTGATGAAAAGTATTGAGGCA GTCACGGCAACTCTGCCAGCTGAACATCAAAGACAAGAAAGTggatcatcatccttgaGACCATCACCTGATCTTTCCTACTC GCCACCACCGTCAAGCCTTCGAGAAGAACGGGACAAACTCCTGCAAGAGAATGATGATCTTCGAACAAGATGCGAGCGGATGATGGAACAGGTTGCCGACCTGACATCCAAACTT AaagaaacgaaagaagagcatGAAGATGCGCTAGAGAGATTATCGCGTGGTGAAACTCCAGGCGCAGGTTTGAGGGGCAATCAAGCGGCAGGAGCAAACGAAATTGAAAGGTTAAAAGTCGATCT GCTGAAAGCCGAGGAAAGTCTGGCTaaagcagaggaagaccTCGAAAAGCAAACCACGAGTGTTTCCGAGTTGACGAAGCAG ATTGAACAGTACAAAGCCGAAGCTGCTGAAGCTGGCAAGTTGAAAGATCAATTGGATGA ATACCGACATACTGCAGATAGATTACGGAAAAGCGAAAATGTGATCGAAAAGTACCGAAAGAAGCTCGAGGAGAGCGCCAACCTTCGAAGGGAATTACGC AacttggaagaagaaaacgCTTCTCTTGTCAACACCAACTCCTCCCTTGAGGCAGACCTCAAGAAAGCCGTAGCGTTCAAAAGCCTTTTTGATAACTATAAATCCCAAATCGAATCTTTCGAGAAACAGACAGCCGACCAGGCCACCGAAATCACTGAGCTGAACCATCAACTTGAAGTAACCCAACACCAGCTCGAATCGCTTCAATCAACGTACGAGCAGCATCAAGAGGAGTTGCAACTTAGCCAAGAGAAGTTAAGAGAAATTGAATTGACCGGTGTTATATCTTCGAATGGCGAAGGGTTAAAGAGAAATGCGCCAGGAGATATGTCGCTGGGTGATGAACTAGGCGAGCTTCCTGATAATGGAGACCGAGAAACCAAGACAGA TCTTCGTTTAAAAATCAAATCACTTCAACGTGAACTGTCCGACCTCCAATCATCGGCTCCAGTATCTCATCGCCTCATTACTCTTGAAACTCTCCTTGCTGATGCCAACAAATCCAAGGAAAGATACCAGGCTGATTATCTCAAGGCGCACAAGGAAGGCCTCAGATTATCAGCCACGTTGGAAGCGATTAGGGAGGGTCGAGGCGGTGATAA CTCGCAAACCTCAGCGGCTCTCAGGCAGAGATTGGATGAGGTTCTTGAAGAAAGAGACGCGCTTCTGAGGGAAAGGCAGGAACTAGAGGTCGCCAAAGGAGAAGCCGAGAAAGCTTTGACTGCGGCCAAGGTTGACT TGAGCCTTGTCGGCAAAGATAAACGTGATATTCTTGCTT CTTTGAGAAAAAGCGTAGAAAAGGATGCGTCCGACCTTGGGAAGGAAGTCATAGTGCTGAAAGAGCAAATTGAGGCTTTAAGAGAGAAAGATCGACAGAACCTTGAAGAGATCAAGAC TCTTTTGAAGGACAAGGTCAACCTTCAAACCGCCAGCATCGACCAGCGAGAGAGAGCCtttgagaaagagaaagagttCAG CGAACTCAAAGCTTCTATGTCTGCAAGCGGCGTACCAGCGGAGACACAACAAAAACTCCTCGGTTTATACGGACGTAATACAGAGCTTTCAGCAGAGGTCAAAGCGTTACAAGATAAGCTTGATGTCTTATCAAAGTCAGGTGGTACATAT GACCATTCTCCCTTCGAACAAGCTCAAATCGCCTACGAAAAGCAGATCACCTCCCTCCAGGCAGAAGTCGCTAAACTTAAAGAATCCAAGACCGCTCTGAAGAAGCAATACGATCTTGAACAGCAACTTATGCTTACTGCATGGCATGATCTGGGCcagaagatggtgggggGGCATTTGCATGTGGCTATGAATGGCGCGAAGAGGAGTCAGGCAAAGCCAATGCCCAATGGATGGCTCGGCCGACAGAGAAGGATA CAAGAGAATGCTGGGTATGCTAGAACTTAA
- a CDS encoding hypothetical protein (HMMPfam hit to Sec20, Sec20, score: 77.6, E(): 3.1e-20): protein MQAPQTSLSDLLPPLHRRLADIQSYQLPRLSTFSGPSDMHSELVDELRTDLESIRHQLGIAKELSLYAPQQTEAQEVEGIEREYIRLKSDFRRAMIDSKKALASRQSRAHELSLKSDLEPNSSTDETTRGGEAKSAAELGIGGDDELQTKTNEVTVALRRTTALMQTELERSVLSVQMLESSTQTMTLTQSLYETYSSLLTSSAQLVRALEKADTMDRLIIFAALFFFLCVVGWVIKRRVLDRTVGVVIGGVGKGVGWYLGGSWRLIRMALSGGSGGSSGRAGLDLADQRIGGGMVDGVEEGVPIPQVGEDSAVGGVKLVADYDDVPPPPAPASQPSQVQGMEEINRINAERRGGKIEVIPNDQGERIVPSWVQDQGREEL, encoded by the exons ATGCAGGCGCCACAGACCTCCCTCTCGGATCTCCTCCCACCACTCCACCGCCGTCTAGCCGACATTCAATCCTATCAACTCCCCCGTCTTTCCACCTTTTCCGGCCCGTCAGACATGCACAGCGAACTTGTTGATGAACTCCGGACAGACCTCGAATCAATAAGACATCAACTCGGTATTGCCAAAGAGCTGTCTCTTTATGCTCCTCAGCAGACCGAGGCACAGGAAGTGGAAGGAATAGAGAGAGAGTATATCCG GTTGAAGTCAGATTTCAGGAGAGCAATGATCGATTCTAAAAAGGCCCTTGCATCAAGACAATCTAGAGCACACGAACTTTCTCTCAAGTCCGACCTCGAGCCTAATTCTTCCACAGATGAGACAACcagaggtggagaagcAAAGAGTGCTGCTGAGCTCGGTATAGG TGGTGACGACGAACTGCAGACCAAGACGAATGAAGTGACTGTCGCCTTACGGCGAACGACTGCTCTCATGCAGACGGAGCTCGAACGCTCCGTCTTATCTGTTCAGATGCTCG AATCTTCTACTCAAACAATGACCCTCACTCAAAGTCTCTACGAAACCTATAGTTCCCTCCTGACCTCTTCCGCCCAGCTCGTTCGAGCCCTTGAAAAAGCAGACACGATGGATCGCCTCATCATTTTTGcagctctcttcttcttcctgtgcGTCGTCGGATGGGTCATTAAGAGAAGGGTGTTGGACCGGACGGTGGGCGTGGTGATCGGCGGGGTCGGTAAAGGGGTGGGGTGGTATCTGGGTGGAAGCTGGAGGTTGATCCGGATGGCGTTGAGTGGAGGTAGCGGTGGTAGTAGTGGACGTGCAGGACTGGATCTCGCAGATCAGAGGATTGGAGGTGGGATGGTGGATGGAGTCGAGGAAGGAGTGCCAATACCGCAAGTGGGGGAAGATTCTGCTGTGGGCGGCGTCAAGCTTGTAGCCGACTATGATGACGTCCCGCCGCCTCCTGCACCTGCAAGCCAGCCATCGCAAGTGCAAGGCATGGAGGAAATCAACAGGATCAATGCTGAACGTAGAGGAGGCAAGATTGAGGTTATACCGAATGATCAAGGGGAGAGGATCGTTCCTTCTTGGGTGCAGGACCAGGGACGCGAAGAGCTGTAA